In Galactobacillus timonensis, the genomic window AATCGAAGATGTAAAGACATCCTTCGCACCGGCTTCAAACAGCCGTTCAACCGCAAAGCCGATTTCCTCTCCAGTCATATCATCCAGATTCGTTTCCAGTCGCTCAATCTCTTCCGGTATGTCTTTTTCTACGGTTTCACCCACGAAGGCCCGAACACAATTGGACGCTTCAAAGTCTTTTTCGCCCATACCATAGCCAGTACGTTCCACCGTCATGACTGGCCGCACCCCAAAACTGGTGCCAAACGTTTTAAGAAGTGCGGCTCCGGTTGGCGTACACAGTTCGCCACGGAAACGCTCCTTGGCATAGGAAGGAATTCCACGCAGCAGATATTCCGTTGCCGGCGCTGGTACCGGAACGAGGCCATGCATACAGCGAACCTCACCATATCCCGTATTGACCGGTGAAACGACAACCTGCTGCGCACCAATCGTATCCATCAGAACACAGACCGCAGTGATATCCATGATCGCATCTTTCATGCCAACTTCATGAAAGTGAACCTCACTGACCGGCATCTGATGGGCATGGCTTTCCGCTTCAGCGATCTCTCGATAAACATTCAGAATTTTGTCTGTAACTTCCTGTGGAAGCGGGAAGGATTCGATGGTTTGCTGAATGGATGCCATGGAAGCGTGATGATGGTGATGATGTTCCGCTTCCAGCGGATGCTCAGAATGATCACATGATTCATCGAGGCTCTTTTCCTCTTCCTTGTTGACGATGACGCGGAAATGCTTTCCGGCTATTCCGCATTTGGTGCTGTTTTCCAGTGTTACATGCACACCTTCCAGGCCGAGGTGATTGAGCTTGTCGATCACTTCGTTCTGCTTTGTTTCGTCCAAAAGGTCCAGCAGCGCACCTGCAAGCATATCGCCGGCAGCGCCCATATTGCATTCCAGATACAGTATCTTCATTTTCTGTTCTCCCTGTCATATTTGGGATGATTGATCATGCTTGCCTGATAAGCAGCGCCGAACCCATTGTCAATATTCACGACACTGACGCCGCTGGCGCATGAATTCAACATGGATAGCAGCGCCGAAACGCCATGAAAGGAAGCGCCATAACCAACGCTGGTCGGAACCGCAATGACCGGGCAGTCCACCAGACCTCCGACCACACTTGCCAAGGCTCCTTCCATGCCGGCAATCGCAATGACCACATTGGCGGACATCAGTACATCGAGGCTGCTTAACAGACGATGCAGACCGGCAACACCGACGTCGTACAGCCGGATTGTTTCATTGCCAAAGGCCTGTGCTGTTAGTACGGCCTCTTCGGCCACATTCTGATCGCTGGTTCCTCCCGTCGCAACGACAATCGTCCCCAGACC contains:
- the larC gene encoding nickel pincer cofactor biosynthesis protein LarC — protein: MKILYLECNMGAAGDMLAGALLDLLDETKQNEVIDKLNHLGLEGVHVTLENSTKCGIAGKHFRVIVNKEEEKSLDESCDHSEHPLEAEHHHHHHASMASIQQTIESFPLPQEVTDKILNVYREIAEAESHAHQMPVSEVHFHEVGMKDAIMDITAVCVLMDTIGAQQVVVSPVNTGYGEVRCMHGLVPVPAPATEYLLRGIPSYAKERFRGELCTPTGAALLKTFGTSFGVRPVMTVERTGYGMGEKDFEASNCVRAFVGETVEKDIPEEIERLETNLDDMTGEEIGFAVERLFEAGAKDVFTSSIQMKKNRPAVLLTVLCAPQDQEAMLRCLFRYTTTLGVRYQRMNRAVLKREMETVAVGDGTVRVKKSTGYGTDRIKAEYDDLAAIAKKTGQTLWEVKKEMDRK
- the larB gene encoding nickel pincer cofactor biosynthesis protein LarB — encoded protein: MDQKELRQLLQQYKQGQLKEEDVLLKLKEAPYKDLGFARLDTHRALRQGLAEVIYGAGKTALQIEAIALAAWNSGQKTILVTRMNKEKEQEIESHQPPFAIHYNETAQAAVFGEVPVPDGLGTIVVATGGTSDQNVAEEAVLTAQAFGNETIRLYDVGVAGLHRLLSSLDVLMSANVVIAIAGMEGALASVVGGLVDCPVIAVPTSVGYGASFHGVSALLSMLNSCASGVSVVNIDNGFGAAYQASMINHPKYDRENRK